The proteins below come from a single Acaryochloris sp. CCMEE 5410 genomic window:
- a CDS encoding PstS family phosphate ABC transporter substrate-binding protein: MNLLRYVSLAVLVASVSACAGGETTSDGPSSTGTDANLSGKITIDGSSTVLPIAEAMAEEFQAANSDVKITVGKSGTGGGFKKFCAGETEISNASRPIKQKEIDLCAEKNIEYIEIPVAYDALSVVVNKDNDWAECMTVDELKTAWAKGAQGKISKWNQVNSEYPDAPLTLYGPGTDSGTFDYFNEAITDEEGSRGDFATSEDDNTIVRGVAGDKNAMGYFGYSYYEENKDSLRAVQIDGGDGCITPSDATVLDGTYSPLARPLFIYVSKTAMDRPEMKSFVEFYLDPANKELVADVGYFPMPDDIYGKALARAQEGKTGTIFPDGKTVGVKLSDVL, encoded by the coding sequence ATGAATTTATTACGCTATGTTTCCCTAGCTGTTTTGGTTGCTAGCGTATCCGCTTGTGCGGGTGGCGAAACGACTAGTGACGGGCCGTCTAGCACTGGCACCGACGCGAACCTATCTGGCAAGATCACGATCGATGGTTCTAGTACAGTTCTTCCCATCGCTGAGGCCATGGCCGAAGAATTCCAGGCGGCCAACAGTGATGTCAAGATTACCGTTGGTAAGTCTGGTACTGGTGGGGGCTTCAAGAAGTTCTGTGCAGGTGAAACCGAAATCTCAAATGCATCCCGCCCCATTAAGCAAAAAGAAATAGATTTGTGTGCGGAAAAAAATATCGAATACATCGAAATACCTGTTGCCTATGATGCCCTATCTGTTGTTGTCAATAAGGATAATGATTGGGCGGAATGTATGACTGTCGACGAGTTAAAGACCGCCTGGGCAAAGGGTGCTCAAGGCAAGATTAGTAAGTGGAATCAGGTCAATTCTGAGTATCCAGATGCCCCTCTAACCCTTTATGGACCTGGTACAGACTCAGGTACCTTTGATTACTTCAATGAAGCGATTACTGACGAAGAAGGGAGCCGAGGCGATTTTGCCACTAGTGAAGATGACAACACAATTGTCCGTGGTGTTGCAGGCGACAAAAATGCCATGGGCTACTTCGGTTATTCCTACTATGAGGAAAATAAGGATTCTCTCAGAGCAGTTCAGATTGATGGGGGGGATGGTTGTATCACCCCTAGCGATGCAACTGTTCTGGATGGAACCTATTCTCCTCTAGCGCGCCCTCTCTTCATTTATGTCAGCAAGACGGCTATGGATCGTCCTGAAATGAAGTCCTTCGTTGAGTTTTACTTGGATCCAGCGAACAAGGAACTCGTCGCTGATGTGGGTTACTTCCCCATGCCAGATGATATCTATGGCAAGGCGTTGGCCCGTGCCCAGGAAGGGAAGACTGGAACCATCTTCCCTGACGGAAAGACAGTTGGCGTTAAATTGAGTGACGTTCTTTAA
- a CDS encoding CHAD domain-containing protein: MKTQSSSSTQKRKTKSSQLDAQLSLGEVAYRAIQKHSKKSTKYQDGVLADRDPENLHQMRVGMRRLRTALEVFGPAIDLPEAAQSSQVTKIAKQLGKVRDLDVLQLWFQHFLSISSTSAEEAQEIKRVLGRLNKRRQKKFAQLPKLFRSKLYRQFVVAYQDWLEKPQYQAIAMMPVLDVVPDLLLPLLSQLFLHPGWLVATEPLEGRIYPTVGMSMEALDQVLAQEGPDLHDLRKQMKRVRYQTEFFIPFFGKTYQTQTRGFRDLQELLGLFQDEAVLNEFLVKELGASWPDQLPSLAKLLQEERFRNWKKWQAQQLKYLDPKFRRTLSRRVMSPSLETLTT; this comes from the coding sequence ATGAAAACTCAATCCTCATCTTCTACTCAAAAGAGAAAAACGAAGTCTTCACAGCTCGATGCCCAATTATCCTTGGGGGAAGTGGCCTATCGCGCGATTCAAAAACATTCTAAGAAATCCACGAAGTATCAAGATGGGGTACTGGCGGATCGCGATCCAGAAAATCTCCACCAAATGCGAGTGGGCATGAGACGATTGAGAACGGCCCTTGAAGTATTTGGTCCTGCGATTGATCTACCCGAGGCTGCTCAATCCTCTCAGGTTACTAAAATTGCCAAGCAGTTAGGCAAGGTGCGAGATTTAGATGTCTTGCAACTCTGGTTTCAACATTTTTTATCCATTTCCAGTACGAGCGCTGAAGAAGCCCAGGAAATTAAGCGGGTTTTAGGCCGACTAAACAAACGCCGTCAGAAAAAGTTCGCTCAACTCCCCAAATTGTTTAGGAGCAAACTCTATCGACAATTTGTCGTCGCATACCAAGATTGGTTAGAAAAACCACAATACCAGGCTATTGCCATGATGCCTGTATTAGATGTGGTCCCAGATTTATTATTGCCTCTGCTCAGCCAACTCTTTCTTCATCCTGGGTGGCTGGTGGCAACGGAACCCCTTGAAGGGCGCATCTATCCTACGGTGGGCATGAGTATGGAAGCTCTGGATCAGGTGTTGGCTCAAGAAGGACCCGATCTGCATGATTTGCGTAAGCAAATGAAACGAGTGCGCTATCAAACAGAGTTCTTTATCCCATTTTTTGGAAAAACCTATCAGACTCAGACGCGGGGATTTAGAGATCTGCAAGAATTATTGGGACTTTTCCAAGATGAGGCAGTCTTAAATGAATTCTTGGTCAAAGAATTGGGAGCCTCTTGGCCAGATCAGCTTCCTTCTCTAGCCAAGCTACTGCAAGAAGAGCGGTTTCGAAACTGGAAAAAATGGCAAGCGCAACAGCTCAAGTATTTGGATCCAAAGTTTCGACGAACCCTCAGCCGTCGAGTTATGTCACCATCCTTGGAAACACTGACCACCTGA
- a CDS encoding transposase, with amino-acid sequence MSQTLTLPSPTAPTLQSTFPQTETYFITLCTHERECLFGEIIAGEMQLNDLGALVAEEWQISFEQSSDFDLHHWVMMPNHIHGIIGAADPSSQDLAQQPLMQETKVRSHSLLKWISSFKGMASQRIKHLRNLPHQPLWQQEVDQHIIPHRFAFHTFHQYITTNPHAWDWDKLHPDSPALS; translated from the coding sequence GTGTCTCAAACTTTAACCCTCCCTTCCCCCACCGCCCCCACCCTCCAATCGACATTTCCTCAGACAGAGACCTACTTTATTACTCTCTGCACCCATGAACGAGAGTGCTTGTTTGGGGAAATTATTGCTGGTGAAATGCAGCTCAATGATTTAGGAGCATTAGTTGCAGAAGAATGGCAGATCTCTTTCGAGCAGAGTTCCGACTTTGACCTTCACCATTGGGTGATGATGCCCAATCATATTCACGGCATTATTGGCGCAGCTGACCCAAGCTCCCAGGACCTGGCCCAACAGCCCCTGATGCAGGAAACGAAGGTGCGATCGCATTCCCTGCTCAAGTGGATCTCATCCTTTAAAGGGATGGCCAGCCAACGCATCAAGCATCTGAGAAACTTGCCCCATCAACCCCTTTGGCAACAAGAAGTGGATCAGCATATCATTCCTCATCGGTTTGCCTTTCACACCTTCCACCAATACATCACTACCAACCCCCATGCCTGGGATTGGGATAAATTACATCCAGATAGTCCAGCTCTATCCTAA